A stretch of the Comamonas testosteroni TK102 genome encodes the following:
- a CDS encoding HAD domain-containing protein has protein sequence MDFDGVLHPPEAIAGARPPLTANQIRKSFPDTFQHLPTLHDLLHKHDDVAVVVSSSWRLFLSDANLVDLLTPISTWFAGSLSRYKGKDEAIRDWLTHHQVNDFAVLDDVAQFFSEGSKSLILCDPRRGLSDPLVQGRVRKWLQLASH, from the coding sequence TTGGACTTCGATGGAGTACTTCATCCGCCGGAAGCCATTGCAGGAGCTAGGCCTCCTCTCACCGCGAATCAGATCAGAAAGAGCTTTCCAGACACGTTTCAACATCTGCCAACCTTGCATGACCTTTTGCACAAGCATGATGACGTGGCCGTTGTCGTCTCTAGCTCTTGGCGCTTGTTCCTTTCGGATGCAAATCTGGTCGATTTGTTGACGCCAATTTCAACGTGGTTTGCAGGTTCCTTAAGCAGATATAAGGGGAAGGATGAGGCTATACGTGATTGGCTGACGCATCATCAAGTCAATGATTTCGCTGTGCTGGATGATGTTGCCCAATTTTTCTCAGAAGGCTCAAAGTCGCTGATCCTGTGTGACCCTAGGAGAGGCCTTTCTGACCCCTTAGTTCAAGGCAGAGTAAGGAAATGGCTCCAATTGGCTAGCCACTGA
- a CDS encoding HAD domain-containing protein translates to MTNMDINRSESSGCGPVLYLDFDGVLHHHNVLWSASKGPYLDASSRDRLFEHAPLLVKLLEPHSAVRIVLSTSWVMKYGCHGAARRLPLELRTRVVGATFHSQMNRTEFESAYRGMQVWADVFRRRPSDWLAIDDDYLQWPAWCRDKLVRSHPEKGLADPAVVEQVRLGLQRITHGQ, encoded by the coding sequence ATGACGAACATGGACATCAATAGGTCAGAGTCGTCTGGTTGCGGACCGGTTCTGTACCTCGATTTCGACGGCGTTTTACATCACCATAATGTGCTTTGGTCAGCATCAAAAGGGCCCTACCTAGACGCATCTTCCAGAGACAGGTTATTCGAACATGCTCCTTTGCTAGTCAAGCTCTTGGAGCCTCATTCCGCAGTCCGCATCGTTCTGTCTACTTCCTGGGTCATGAAGTACGGTTGTCATGGTGCCGCACGCCGTCTGCCTCTTGAGTTGCGCACCAGGGTCGTCGGGGCAACCTTTCACAGCCAGATGAATCGGACCGAATTCGAATCAGCTTACCGAGGTATGCAGGTCTGGGCAGATGTGTTTCGTCGCCGTCCATCCGATTGGCTTGCTATTGACGATGACTATCTGCAGTGGCCCGCTTGGTGTCGTGACAAGCTTGTCAGATCACATCCTGAAAAAGGTCTGGCGGATCCGGCAGTTGTAGAGCAGGTTCGACTTGGTCTGCAGCGGATCACCCACGGCCAATGA
- a CDS encoding anti-sigma factor: MNLTQNPELLDRLAASYSLGTLHGGARRRFEQLAREYPQVRAAALLWQGRWSALSEVQTPVQPDAVVWTRIANLLQAETAKAKLARQRETASKSAWPTLAWWRGLAMAGGLATVAAISVGLWSHQGLRDDSQQKLSALQTQLQMAQAELQAAPQIQYVAVLADGKADASMLVTFDPRHQQLVLQRVSGFKEADNKSLQLWALPQQGAPRSLGVMGDGKLDQLPAQETDVKAIPALAISLEPKGGVPSSTGPTGPVLFKGALIRRDI; this comes from the coding sequence ATGAATCTGACCCAAAACCCTGAATTACTTGACCGCCTGGCTGCCTCCTATTCACTGGGAACTTTGCACGGAGGGGCACGCCGTCGCTTTGAGCAACTGGCACGCGAGTATCCTCAGGTGCGTGCGGCAGCCTTGCTGTGGCAAGGCCGCTGGTCGGCCCTCTCCGAAGTCCAGACTCCGGTGCAGCCCGATGCAGTGGTCTGGACACGCATTGCCAACCTACTGCAGGCCGAAACTGCCAAAGCCAAGTTGGCTAGGCAGCGTGAAACTGCATCGAAGTCGGCATGGCCGACACTCGCATGGTGGCGTGGACTGGCAATGGCAGGCGGTTTAGCCACGGTGGCGGCTATCTCGGTGGGGCTTTGGTCGCATCAAGGACTCAGGGATGACTCGCAGCAGAAACTGTCTGCGTTACAGACTCAACTCCAGATGGCGCAGGCTGAATTGCAGGCGGCCCCCCAAATTCAATATGTGGCGGTGCTCGCCGATGGCAAGGCCGATGCGTCCATGCTGGTGACCTTCGATCCCCGGCACCAGCAACTGGTATTGCAGCGCGTGAGCGGCTTCAAGGAGGCTGACAACAAGTCTCTGCAATTGTGGGCCTTGCCTCAGCAAGGTGCGCCACGTTCCTTGGGGGTCATGGGTGATGGAAAACTCGACCAGCTCCCAGCACAAGAGACTGATGTGAAAGCAATACCAGCCCTGGCCATTAGTCTGGAGCCGAAAGGCGGCGTACCCAGTTCAACAGGGCCGACTGGCCCGGTGCTATTCAAGGGTGCGCTCATTCGCAGGGATATTTGA
- a CDS encoding RNA polymerase sigma factor, producing MSAQTPDNQLMDLIDRVATRDEVALKLLYDQTASRLYGLALRILGNKEWAEDVLQESFLGIWRSAGAYRDSLSPPLAWMGMLVRSRALDFLRRRRAERLHLNLPIEDFEELPQDKDAQGPMQLVEASEQAVVLHQCLEKLEQPQRQVVSLAYLNDLSHSELASSLKLPLGTVKTWMRRSLEQLRKCMARHV from the coding sequence ATGAGCGCCCAAACACCGGACAACCAACTGATGGACTTGATCGACCGCGTAGCAACCCGGGACGAGGTTGCTCTCAAGCTGCTGTACGACCAGACCGCCTCGCGGCTGTATGGCCTAGCTTTGCGCATACTCGGAAACAAGGAGTGGGCCGAGGATGTGCTGCAAGAGAGCTTTCTGGGAATCTGGCGCAGTGCGGGGGCCTACCGGGACTCACTCAGCCCGCCCCTGGCCTGGATGGGCATGCTGGTGCGCAGCCGGGCCCTGGACTTTTTGCGCCGGCGCAGAGCCGAGCGCCTGCATCTCAATTTACCGATTGAGGACTTTGAGGAGTTGCCCCAGGACAAGGACGCGCAAGGACCAATGCAATTGGTGGAGGCCAGTGAACAAGCCGTGGTCTTGCATCAGTGTCTAGAAAAGCTGGAGCAGCCACAGCGCCAGGTGGTGAGCCTGGCCTATCTGAATGATTTAAGTCATAGCGAACTGGCCAGCAGCCTGAAGCTGCCGCTGGGCACGGTCAAGACATGGATGCGCCGCAGCCTAGAGCAACTGCGCAAATGCATGGCACGCCATGTTTGA
- a CDS encoding ferritin-like domain-containing protein, which translates to MSIHLFEGHSSPMASRRGFLGATGTLSAVAVAMLAGNEALAQGMGNDPAKDVSILNVALGLEHEAINAYQLGAGSGLLQKPVLDVAVLFQSHHKAHRDALIATIQKMGGKPVDEASMQAYAESLKAATLKSQADVLNLAARLELGATNAYLGVIPAFENRDLAKVAGRLAADETMHYTALISALGRPLPGNALSFGG; encoded by the coding sequence ATGAGCATCCATCTGTTTGAAGGCCATTCCTCGCCCATGGCCTCGCGTCGCGGATTTCTTGGCGCCACCGGCACTTTGTCAGCCGTGGCGGTCGCCATGCTGGCAGGCAACGAGGCCCTGGCCCAAGGCATGGGCAATGATCCAGCCAAGGATGTATCCATCCTCAATGTGGCCCTGGGACTGGAGCATGAGGCCATCAACGCCTACCAATTGGGTGCCGGCAGCGGGCTGCTGCAAAAGCCCGTTCTGGATGTGGCCGTGTTGTTCCAGAGCCACCACAAGGCCCACCGTGACGCGTTGATTGCCACCATCCAGAAGATGGGCGGAAAGCCGGTGGACGAGGCCTCGATGCAGGCCTATGCCGAGTCTCTCAAGGCCGCAACCCTCAAGAGTCAGGCCGACGTGCTCAATCTGGCCGCAAGACTGGAGCTTGGCGCGACCAATGCCTACCTGGGCGTCATTCCAGCTTTCGAAAACCGTGACCTGGCCAAGGTCGCAGGACGCCTGGCCGCCGATGAAACCATGCACTACACGGCCCTTATCTCGGCTCTCGGCCGCCCCTTGCCAGGCAATGCCTTGTCATTTGGCGGCTGA
- a CDS encoding DUF3455 domain-containing protein: MHRHTLSLTALSLFALGLSACSSMGSHSMYSQAELPATVQVPAGHKVAMETVGVGQITYECRAKKDMAADHEWVFVGPDAKLQTRSGTVIGKYWGPPATWENNDGSKVTATQLAVAPAGAGNIPLQLVKANPATGMGAMQGVTYIQRVATKGGVAPSMACGAANLGSKQIVQYQADYIFWKAV, from the coding sequence ATGCATCGACACACGCTTTCGCTGACCGCTCTGTCCCTATTCGCACTTGGCCTGAGCGCATGCTCATCCATGGGCTCTCACTCCATGTATTCACAAGCCGAACTTCCGGCTACCGTGCAAGTCCCCGCAGGACACAAAGTGGCCATGGAGACCGTGGGTGTTGGCCAGATCACGTATGAGTGTCGGGCCAAGAAGGACATGGCAGCCGATCACGAATGGGTGTTTGTAGGCCCTGACGCAAAGCTGCAAACGCGAAGCGGCACGGTCATCGGCAAATACTGGGGGCCGCCAGCGACTTGGGAGAACAACGACGGCTCCAAGGTCACTGCGACGCAGCTTGCCGTGGCTCCTGCCGGAGCGGGCAATATCCCGCTGCAACTGGTCAAGGCCAATCCTGCCACCGGCATGGGAGCCATGCAGGGGGTGACCTATATCCAGCGTGTGGCAACCAAGGGGGGCGTCGCGCCGAGCATGGCCTGCGGAGCTGCGAATCTGGGCAGCAAGCAGATCGTGCAATATCAGGCTGACTATATTTTTTGGAAAGCGGTCTGA
- a CDS encoding lipocalin family protein: MKPVTGFDAKRYMGTWYELARIDHSFEKDLTQVSASYSLNDDGSVAVLNRGFDSVKQKWREAEGKARFLGSPDVGALKVSFFGPFYGGYNVVSLDEDYQTSLVIGSSMDYFWLLSRNKTIPEQQFNLLLQKAKTLGIDLSRVTKVPQSNQP, translated from the coding sequence GTGAAGCCGGTTACCGGTTTTGATGCCAAGCGCTACATGGGGACTTGGTACGAGTTGGCACGGATCGATCACAGCTTCGAAAAAGACTTGACCCAGGTCTCAGCTAGCTACAGCCTCAACGATGACGGAAGCGTTGCGGTGCTGAACCGAGGATTCGACTCAGTCAAGCAGAAATGGCGCGAAGCCGAGGGCAAGGCTCGATTCCTTGGGTCGCCAGATGTTGGGGCTCTGAAGGTGTCTTTCTTCGGCCCTTTCTATGGCGGCTACAACGTGGTGAGCCTTGATGAGGACTATCAAACTTCTTTGGTGATTGGCAGCAGCATGGATTACTTCTGGCTTTTGTCACGCAATAAGACCATTCCCGAGCAACAGTTCAATCTGTTGCTACAGAAGGCCAAAACCCTGGGCATAGACCTGAGCCGTGTCACGAAAGTCCCTCAATCGAACCAGCCTTGA
- a CDS encoding NAD(P)/FAD-dependent oxidoreductase encodes MSTPNPAESSSNKAIAIIGAGMSGLACAQALVEAGHCVHVFDKSRGPSGRMSTRRSSNGDIDWQCDHGAQYFTAHHAEFRKQVSDWQQAGAAQVWQGRIGRHDGHDFAPQDSFLERFVGIPRMTSPAAHMVRDMHAISQSVRFQWQATVEPLQPRSAFGWILQSQEHGTEPHRYEAVVLAVPAPQAAPLLAGVAPDATALASNARMLPCWALMVRCHQPLSLPVDGCFVEHSPLRWIARDSSKPGRGGTETWLLHAAHSWSEAHLEDDAATVTVALLHAFAQLGGPDPANVQATAHRWRYADTANPLNAGAWWDAAAGLGMCGDWMHSGSVEGAWLSGRSLARHVHTALHAHAG; translated from the coding sequence ATGAGCACCCCCAACCCTGCAGAGAGCAGCAGCAACAAAGCCATTGCAATCATTGGTGCAGGCATGTCCGGGCTGGCTTGCGCTCAGGCCTTAGTAGAAGCGGGCCACTGCGTCCATGTGTTCGACAAAAGTCGGGGTCCCTCCGGTCGAATGAGTACGCGCCGTAGCAGCAATGGAGACATTGATTGGCAGTGTGACCACGGTGCCCAGTATTTCACGGCACATCATGCAGAGTTTAGAAAACAGGTCTCCGATTGGCAGCAGGCAGGCGCTGCGCAGGTTTGGCAGGGCCGTATCGGCAGACACGATGGTCATGACTTCGCCCCGCAAGACAGCTTTTTGGAGCGCTTTGTCGGCATCCCACGCATGACCTCTCCGGCTGCACATATGGTGCGCGACATGCATGCCATATCGCAATCTGTGCGTTTTCAGTGGCAAGCCACCGTCGAACCTTTGCAACCGCGTTCGGCGTTTGGCTGGATTCTGCAAAGCCAGGAGCATGGCACCGAGCCACATCGCTACGAAGCGGTTGTGCTTGCCGTTCCAGCACCGCAGGCCGCGCCGCTGCTGGCAGGTGTTGCTCCTGATGCCACTGCCCTTGCAAGCAATGCCAGGATGCTGCCCTGCTGGGCACTCATGGTGCGCTGCCATCAACCGTTGTCACTGCCAGTAGACGGCTGCTTTGTCGAGCACAGTCCATTGCGTTGGATCGCACGCGACAGCAGCAAACCTGGCCGAGGCGGCACCGAAACCTGGCTGCTGCATGCCGCACACAGTTGGAGCGAGGCACATTTGGAAGACGATGCCGCAACTGTTACGGTCGCACTGCTGCATGCATTCGCGCAACTGGGAGGCCCCGATCCCGCCAATGTTCAGGCTACCGCTCATCGTTGGCGCTATGCCGACACCGCTAACCCATTGAATGCTGGCGCATGGTGGGACGCTGCAGCAGGTTTGGGAATGTGCGGAGACTGGATGCACAGCGGTAGCGTGGAAGGTGCCTGGCTGAGCGGACGGAGCCTGGCCCGGCATGTCCACACGGCGCTGCACGCGCACGCGGGCTGA
- a CDS encoding DUF2256 domain-containing protein, with product MHRKPHLPEKSCLCCGRPFAWRKKWAQVWDEVKYCSERCRRQRKQSPPPGEQT from the coding sequence GTGCACCGCAAACCGCATCTGCCTGAAAAGTCATGCCTTTGCTGCGGGCGCCCATTTGCCTGGCGCAAAAAGTGGGCTCAGGTGTGGGACGAGGTCAAATACTGCTCCGAACGCTGCCGACGGCAGCGCAAGCAGTCACCTCCACCCGGGGAACAGACATGA
- a CDS encoding DASH family cryptochrome produces MSTVLLWLRNDLRLHDQPVLHAACRMGAQYILPVLCLPDIQARTHWGFARIGQHRRTWLVKTIQNLAENFHELRSQLLILNAPAATALPALAQAIGACTIVCEDIAAPEEQTEVDALRAAGLQVHTVWHSSLLHPDQLPWPVRKLPAVFTPFRQAVEHVKLQPYPPLPVPEALPRVPPNIPSKYLQEQALALDALTDASNSLDARSAIAFLQGGESAALAHLRQYLARGLPHSYKRTRNGLVGLDYSSKWSLWLATGALSPRQAYAELRQFEATRGATESSHWLWFELLWRDYFRFLHMQHGRALYRARGLGQELATPHDDQNFAAWCSGQTGQTLVDAAMRELVATGYLSNRLRQVAASYLIHDLGCDWRAGAAWFESQLLDYDVYSNQGNWLYIAGRGTDPQGGRRFDPVKQAATYDADGAYQRLWGKA; encoded by the coding sequence ATGAGCACAGTGCTGCTCTGGTTGCGCAACGACCTGCGCCTGCACGACCAACCCGTGCTTCACGCCGCGTGCAGGATGGGGGCGCAGTACATATTGCCGGTGCTGTGCCTGCCGGACATTCAAGCCAGAACCCATTGGGGCTTTGCCCGCATCGGCCAGCACCGTCGCACCTGGCTAGTCAAGACGATACAGAACCTGGCCGAAAATTTTCATGAACTGCGCTCTCAGCTATTGATTTTGAATGCGCCAGCCGCCACGGCCCTGCCTGCGCTGGCACAGGCCATAGGTGCCTGCACCATTGTCTGTGAAGACATCGCAGCGCCCGAGGAGCAAACCGAGGTCGACGCTCTGCGAGCTGCAGGCCTGCAGGTGCACACCGTGTGGCACAGCAGCCTGCTGCACCCGGACCAATTGCCATGGCCGGTGCGAAAGTTGCCTGCTGTGTTCACCCCGTTTCGTCAGGCAGTTGAGCACGTCAAGCTACAACCTTACCCGCCTCTGCCAGTGCCGGAGGCTCTGCCCAGAGTTCCGCCGAATATACCCAGCAAGTACCTTCAAGAGCAGGCACTTGCTCTGGATGCATTGACCGATGCCTCTAATTCGCTTGATGCCCGAAGCGCCATCGCCTTCCTGCAAGGCGGCGAGTCTGCGGCCCTTGCACACCTGCGGCAGTATCTCGCACGCGGTCTTCCCCACAGCTACAAGCGCACGCGTAACGGTCTGGTGGGATTGGACTACTCAAGCAAATGGTCGCTCTGGCTAGCTACAGGCGCGTTGTCGCCACGGCAAGCCTACGCTGAACTTCGACAATTTGAGGCTACGCGAGGCGCGACCGAAAGCAGCCACTGGCTCTGGTTCGAGCTGCTATGGCGGGACTATTTTCGTTTTCTGCATATGCAGCATGGTCGCGCGCTCTACCGTGCACGGGGTCTGGGTCAGGAGCTTGCCACGCCACATGATGATCAGAACTTTGCAGCCTGGTGCTCAGGGCAAACCGGCCAGACGCTAGTGGATGCAGCCATGCGCGAGTTGGTTGCCACGGGCTACCTCAGCAACCGTTTGCGCCAAGTGGCGGCCAGCTATCTGATCCATGACCTGGGCTGTGACTGGCGCGCCGGCGCTGCCTGGTTTGAGTCACAGTTGCTGGACTACGACGTCTATAGCAACCAGGGCAACTGGCTTTACATTGCCGGTCGGGGTACAGATCCGCAAGGAGGGCGTCGCTTTGATCCTGTCAAACAAGCCGCCACCTACGACGCTGATGGAGCCTACCAGCGTCTCTGGGGTAAAGCATGA
- a CDS encoding cryptochrome/photolyase family protein, with the protein MSDSKPAIHSAHTLRLVLGDQLNPEHSWFRQVDLQVVYVLMEVRQETDYVLHHAQKILAIFAAMRDFARQLRADGHRVRYVSIDDASNRHSIPGNLAALAVHYGAHTVQWQQPDEWRLDAQLQAWASSQQLTCKAVDSEHFLTARDDLATQMRGRRQWLMEHFYRTMRRRYRLLLDEHEQPVGGQWNFDRDNRKPWPGTPAEPEDWRPLHDHSTLWEIVQRSNVQSFGDAQADALRWPLNRQEAMRCVEAFVTHALPHFGDYEDAMSSQAPRLFHSLLSFALNVKMLHPLEVLQCAEAAWRSGHAPLAAVEGFVRQLLGWREYIRGIYWAHMPGYESRNALDHHLSLPRWFWTGDTHMRCLQQSIKQSLQTAHAHHIQRLMVIGNFALLAGLDPVELHRWYLGIYIDAFEWVELPNTLGMSQRADGGLIATKPYVSSGAYLQRMGDYCQGCAYTPKQKTGPSACPFNALYWDFFARHVDVLGSNHRLALVYRQWQKFPPGQQSALRTHAQQLRDQLDHL; encoded by the coding sequence ATGAGCGATAGTAAGCCCGCCATCCACAGCGCACATACCCTGCGTCTGGTACTGGGTGATCAGCTCAATCCGGAACACAGTTGGTTTCGGCAGGTGGATCTGCAGGTGGTGTATGTGCTGATGGAGGTGCGGCAGGAAACCGACTACGTGCTGCACCATGCACAGAAAATTCTGGCCATTTTTGCTGCCATGCGCGACTTTGCGCGCCAACTGCGTGCCGACGGCCACCGGGTTCGTTATGTGTCGATCGACGATGCCAGTAACCGCCATTCCATACCCGGCAACCTGGCAGCGCTTGCTGTGCACTACGGCGCCCACACGGTGCAATGGCAGCAGCCCGACGAGTGGCGGCTGGACGCCCAACTGCAGGCCTGGGCTAGCAGCCAGCAGTTGACCTGCAAAGCAGTAGACAGCGAACACTTCCTGACGGCACGCGATGACCTGGCTACCCAGATGCGTGGGCGCCGCCAATGGTTGATGGAGCATTTCTACCGCACCATGCGCCGCCGTTACCGACTGCTGCTGGATGAACATGAACAGCCCGTTGGCGGACAGTGGAACTTTGACCGCGACAACCGCAAACCCTGGCCAGGAACCCCTGCCGAGCCTGAGGACTGGCGTCCCCTCCACGACCACAGCACGCTCTGGGAAATCGTGCAGCGCAGCAATGTTCAAAGCTTCGGTGACGCGCAGGCGGACGCACTGCGTTGGCCATTGAACCGGCAAGAGGCAATGCGCTGTGTAGAGGCATTTGTCACCCATGCACTGCCGCACTTTGGTGACTATGAAGACGCAATGTCAAGCCAAGCGCCGCGCTTATTCCACTCTTTGCTTTCGTTCGCGTTGAACGTGAAGATGCTGCACCCTCTGGAGGTGCTGCAGTGTGCCGAAGCCGCTTGGCGCTCAGGCCACGCGCCGCTAGCTGCTGTGGAAGGCTTTGTGCGTCAGCTCCTCGGCTGGCGTGAGTACATCCGCGGCATCTATTGGGCACATATGCCAGGCTACGAAAGTCGCAATGCGCTGGACCACCACTTGTCGCTTCCGCGCTGGTTCTGGACTGGGGACACCCATATGCGCTGTTTGCAGCAGTCCATCAAGCAGTCGCTACAAACCGCACATGCCCACCATATCCAGCGGCTGATGGTGATCGGCAACTTTGCCTTGCTGGCGGGGCTGGATCCGGTGGAGCTGCACCGCTGGTACCTGGGCATCTACATTGACGCTTTTGAATGGGTAGAGCTGCCCAACACACTGGGTATGAGCCAGCGCGCCGATGGCGGCCTGATTGCCACCAAACCCTATGTCAGCAGCGGGGCCTATCTGCAGCGCATGGGCGACTATTGCCAGGGTTGCGCGTACACCCCAAAGCAGAAAACCGGCCCGAGTGCCTGCCCTTTCAACGCTCTTTACTGGGACTTTTTTGCGCGTCACGTCGATGTTCTTGGCAGCAACCACCGGTTGGCACTGGTGTACCGACAGTGGCAGAAATTCCCGCCTGGGCAGCAATCAGCATTGCGCACGCATGCTCAGCAACTGCGTGACCAGCTCGACCACCTGTAG
- a CDS encoding SDR family NAD(P)-dependent oxidoreductase translates to MQSLPTGYRALILGASGAIGSAMAAQLEADPRCAAVAALSRSSSPAVDFRALDSIAVAADSLRQQGSWHLVVIATGMLSGPTGAPEKRLTDLNAAHMAASFTINTIGPALALAHFSQLLPKNEPGVLAVLSAKVGSIGDNRLGGWYSYRASKAALNMLLKTASIEMARTHPKAVLAALHPGTVDSALSAPFRGAQIGRRPTDAARDLLAVLDGLQPQDSGGFWAYDGKRLPW, encoded by the coding sequence ATGCAATCACTGCCCACTGGTTACCGTGCTCTGATTCTTGGGGCCTCCGGCGCTATAGGCTCAGCCATGGCCGCGCAGCTGGAGGCAGATCCACGCTGTGCCGCGGTCGCCGCTCTGAGCCGAAGCAGCAGTCCCGCCGTCGACTTCCGAGCCCTTGACTCCATCGCAGTTGCCGCCGACTCGCTGCGTCAGCAAGGTTCCTGGCACCTGGTTGTGATTGCCACGGGAATGCTCAGCGGCCCAACCGGCGCTCCCGAAAAGCGACTGACTGACCTGAACGCAGCACACATGGCAGCCAGTTTTACCATCAACACCATCGGCCCGGCCTTGGCCTTGGCACACTTCTCACAGTTGCTTCCAAAGAACGAGCCCGGCGTGCTTGCGGTTCTGTCGGCCAAGGTTGGCAGTATCGGCGACAACCGTCTGGGTGGCTGGTATAGCTACCGAGCCTCGAAGGCAGCACTGAACATGCTGCTCAAGACGGCTTCTATTGAAATGGCTCGCACCCATCCAAAAGCGGTCCTGGCAGCCCTGCATCCCGGCACAGTTGACTCTGCTTTGTCGGCTCCGTTTCGCGGTGCTCAGATAGGCCGCCGTCCCACCGACGCTGCGCGCGATTTGTTGGCGGTATTAGACGGCCTGCAGCCGCAGGACAGCGGCGGCTTCTGGGCATACGATGGAAAACGCCTGCCCTGGTGA
- a CDS encoding TIGR01777 family oxidoreductase: MRILLTGGTGLIGQALCRLWRRQGHDLWVWSRTPQQVEKLCLGSKGIAHLDSLDRSAPFDAVVNLAGAPIATHRWSAERCELLRNSRIDLTRTLVDWMGKQVPIPPVLISGSAVGWYGDGEEQWLSEDSSPGNIDFGSRLCVAWEQEAIRARQLGVRVVVLRTAPVLTPAGGMLARLLPTFQRGLGGRLGSGKQWMPWIHIEDQVALIDYLLNNESCSGPYNACAPGVVRNVDFTQILARELGKPAIFHIPAWALRLALGEMSVLLLGGQRLVPQRAQEAGFSWRYPELSGALKQLLRER, translated from the coding sequence ATGCGCATCCTGTTAACCGGAGGCACCGGACTCATCGGACAGGCCCTCTGTCGGCTCTGGCGGCGCCAAGGTCATGACCTTTGGGTGTGGAGCCGAACTCCTCAGCAGGTGGAGAAATTGTGCCTGGGCTCCAAGGGTATAGCGCATCTTGATTCACTCGATCGTAGTGCTCCATTTGATGCTGTCGTCAACTTAGCAGGAGCACCCATCGCAACTCACCGATGGTCTGCAGAGCGCTGCGAGCTTTTGCGGAACAGCCGAATTGACCTGACACGAACCTTGGTGGACTGGATGGGAAAGCAAGTTCCGATACCGCCAGTGCTGATCTCGGGGTCTGCTGTCGGCTGGTACGGAGACGGCGAGGAACAGTGGTTATCAGAGGACAGTTCTCCGGGCAACATCGATTTCGGAAGCCGTCTATGCGTAGCCTGGGAGCAGGAGGCTATACGCGCGCGCCAGCTTGGTGTGCGGGTTGTAGTACTACGCACTGCCCCCGTGTTAACGCCAGCTGGTGGAATGCTGGCACGGCTGCTGCCAACATTCCAACGAGGGCTTGGAGGCAGACTAGGCAGCGGGAAACAGTGGATGCCATGGATACATATCGAGGACCAAGTCGCTCTCATCGACTACCTTTTGAATAATGAGAGCTGCAGCGGGCCGTACAACGCCTGTGCACCTGGGGTCGTTCGCAATGTTGACTTCACGCAGATCCTCGCTCGGGAGTTAGGCAAACCAGCCATATTTCACATTCCGGCCTGGGCGTTGCGACTGGCACTGGGGGAAATGTCCGTTCTGTTGCTAGGAGGTCAGCGCTTGGTTCCGCAACGCGCACAGGAAGCCGGGTTTTCTTGGCGGTACCCTGAGCTTTCTGGCGCCCTGAAGCAGCTTCTTCGCGAGCGCTGA
- a CDS encoding MipA/OmpV family protein: protein MNPLASAVTMTALVAASATVHAQSDFYRRTMPPNASEGGVAGLAVIAGHRYQGSDESRIRVLPSIEYQWSNGFFAGVMSGVGYNASRSSEMSYGARITADFGRKERRSAALRGLGDIDPRPEIGAFFNANLTSNLTLNSAVRFGSGNNRNGLLLDLGAGWNTRISPSLQFSATVATTWSNNRYAQDYFGITKEQAINSGYAEFAPGSGLRDVRLGTSVIYRMNPKWSLVGSLVYSELIGDARNSPIVRQKGSLSSVIALGYNF, encoded by the coding sequence ATGAACCCCCTCGCATCAGCAGTCACGATGACAGCACTAGTGGCAGCCAGTGCAACAGTGCATGCCCAGTCGGATTTCTACCGTCGGACCATGCCACCCAATGCCTCAGAAGGTGGTGTCGCCGGCCTAGCAGTAATTGCAGGCCATAGATACCAGGGATCCGACGAATCCAGAATCCGCGTCCTGCCAAGCATTGAGTACCAGTGGAGTAATGGCTTTTTTGCCGGAGTCATGAGTGGCGTTGGCTACAACGCTTCACGAAGTTCTGAGATGTCTTACGGAGCGCGGATTACAGCGGACTTCGGACGCAAAGAGCGGCGCAGTGCAGCACTGCGGGGACTGGGCGACATTGATCCTCGGCCAGAAATTGGTGCATTCTTCAACGCCAATCTCACAAGCAACTTGACGCTCAATTCCGCAGTGCGCTTTGGCAGTGGAAACAACCGAAATGGTCTGCTCCTGGACCTGGGCGCCGGCTGGAACACTCGCATCAGTCCATCCCTACAGTTCTCAGCCACGGTCGCCACAACATGGAGCAACAATCGTTATGCCCAAGACTACTTCGGTATCACTAAAGAGCAGGCAATAAATAGCGGTTATGCAGAGTTTGCTCCAGGATCCGGACTACGAGATGTACGGCTTGGCACCTCCGTCATTTATCGCATGAATCCCAAGTGGAGCTTGGTCGGCTCACTGGTGTATTCGGAGTTGATTGGCGACGCTCGCAACAGCCCCATCGTGCGTCAAAAGGGAAGCCTGTCCTCAGTAATTGCCTTGGGCTACAACTTCTAG